A stretch of Podospora bellae-mahoneyi strain CBS 112042 chromosome 5, whole genome shotgun sequence DNA encodes these proteins:
- a CDS encoding hypothetical protein (EggNog:ENOG503NWHU; COG:S), giving the protein MKAVVNEDEVQPRKGVEGRNGKTKAARVKESFEDEQEEEEEPRRTRVELRTRKTNGSSLKESLESKPEEEQEYVSAREEVSILEDVSMFDDTFHSCESEEDPQDDSDSDNDDEGGSYTEQGSDDDSEFDLGPPPRKAPAAESQGRAKPARNSNSSVNSSQSKKAKAKNLEDRFLRLRLDNIPLPPPQSMPLRISTPTEEPGSSPPSTPPRPAPAPRPKGLVSPTKLPRIPNTPHRPSTDMFWSQEFVEDWNDQHSPAKQLFPSKPPPPPPPPPTTTSKPPSSSSSSSPAKKTASERQSLKEFETNRLSLAETFLSLLDTRITSSQLSTLSASTGGIKIIWSRTLATTAGRANWKRETFRPPNSPSVFRHHCSIELSTKVITTPHRLYNVLAHEFCHLCNFMISGITTNPHGKEFKAWGEKVTGVFGKEYGIEVTTKHTYEIEFRYVWECGGCGMGYKRHSKSIDVGRHRCGVCKGVLVQVKPRPRGGGGKAGDSGGGGGGGQEKKQSAYQIFMKEEMKRVKAEQPGMQQKDVMKVVAERWKAEKERNGGGVVMVAGSKEGTPEVKLPVRGGKKEIEVVDLT; this is encoded by the coding sequence atgaaggcggtggtgaatgaggatgaggtgcagccgaggaagggggttgaggggagAAATGGGAAGACTAAGGCGGCAAGGGTGAAGGAGTCGTTTGAGgacgagcaagaagaggaggaggagccgagACGGACGAGGGTTGAACTCAGGACTAGAAAGACCAATGGGTCTTCATTAAAAGAGTCGCTGGAGTCAAAAccagaggaggagcaggaatATGTCTCTGCCAGGGAGGAAGTGAGCATTCTTGAGGACGTTTCCATGTTCGACGACACGTTTCATTCATGTGAGTCAGAGGAGGACCCGCAAGAtgacagcgacagcgacaacgacgacgaggggGGGAGCTACACGGAGCAGGGTTCGGACGACGACAGTGAATTTGACCTTGGTCCCCCGCCGAGGAAAGCTCCAGCTGCGGAGTCGCAAGGAAGAGCAAAGCCAGCACGAAACTCCAACTCATCAGTTAACTCCTCCCAATCAAAAAAAGCCAAGGCAAAAAACCTAGAAGATAGGTTTTTGCGACTTCGCCTGgacaacatccccctcccaccaccacaatcaATGCCATTGAGAATTTCGACCCCCACCGAGGAACCCGGATCTtcaccgccatcaacaccacccagaCCCGCCCCTGCTCCCCGTCCAAAAGGCCTAGTATCACCCACCAAACTCCCTCgcatccccaacaccccccaccgACCATCAACAGACATGTTCTGGTCCCAAGAATTCGTCGAAGACTGGAACGACCAGCACTCCCCAGCAAAACAACTTTTCccttccaaaccaccaccaccccctcctcctcccccaaccacaaccagcaaaccaccctcctcctcctcctcctcctctcccgccaaaAAAACCGCCTCAGAACGCCAATCCCTCAAAGAATTCGAAACCAACCGCCTCTCCCTCGCAGAgaccttcctctccctcctcgacacccgcatcacctcctcccaactcTCCACCCTGTCCGCCTCGACAGGCGGCATAAAAATCATCTGGTCCCGCACCCTAGCCACCACAGCCGGGCGGGCAAACTGGAAAAGGGAAACCTTCCGCCCGCCGAATTCCCCTTCTGTATTCCGGCACCATTGCTCTATCGAGTTGTCGACCAAGGTCATCACCACGCCTCACAGGTTGTACAATGTGCTCGCGCACGAGTTTTGCCATCTCTGCAATTTCATGATTAgtggcatcaccaccaaccctcacgggaaggagttcaaggcttggggggagaaggtgacgGGGGTGTTTGGGAAGGAGTATGGGATCGAGGTTACGACGAAGCATACTTATGAAATTGAGTTTAGGTATGTGTGGGAGTGTGGGGGGTGTGGGATGGGGTATAAGAGGCATTCGAAGAGTATCGATGTGGGGAGGCATAGGTGTGGGGTTTGTaagggggtgctggtgcAGGTTAAGCCGAGGccaaggggagggggtgggaaggctggtgacagtggtggtggtggtggtggtggtcaagaaaagaagcagAGCGCGTACCAGATTTTtatgaaggaggagatgaagagggtCAAGGCGGAGCAGCCGGGGATGCAGCAGAAGGATGTGATGAAGGTTGTGGCGGAGAGGTggaaggctgagaaggagaggaatggggggggggtggtgatggtggcgggtTCCAAGGAGGGGACGCCAGAGGTGAAGTTGCcggtgagaggggggaagaaagagattgaggtggtggatttgaCGTGA
- a CDS encoding hypothetical protein (COG:T; EggNog:ENOG503NXUZ; BUSCO:EOG09264IKZ): MPRHTFQPTPLFGGALTVDLPTNFADVSKLRQVPDNQEVYIDKDGFTSIIVDITERVSSSSSSDDPLERDAKALTTHLEELVGVEDAAETVQVWNTTETQISHLSEDIPAYTLIATQTHRQREGERQGAPDFTALILTLIRLEKEQTDILVTINVPHIKGEYDEEEIDLAMGKQGELIGDAVEYAARIWESFDVKDWGLFNEI, from the exons ATGCCCCGCCACACcttccaaccaacccccctcttcGGCGGCGCCCTCACAGTcgacctccccaccaacttCGCCGACGTCTCCAAGCTCCGCCAAGTCCCCGACAACCAAGAAGTCTACATTGACAAAGACGgcttcacctccatcatAGTCGACATCACCGAGCgcgtctcctcctcgtcctcgtccgaCGACCCCCTCGAGCGGGACGCCAAAGCCCTGACCACCCACCTCGAGGAGCTCGTCGGCGTCGAGGACGCGGCCGAGACTGTTCAGGTGTGGAATACAACCGAGACTCAGATCAGCCACCTCTC GGAAGATATTCCCGCTTACACATTGATCGCGACGCAAACACACAGGCagcgagagggagagagacaGGGCGCTCCCGACTTTACCGCGTTGATCCTGACGCTGATcaggctggagaaggagcagacGGACATCCTCGTGACGATCAATGTGCCGCACATCAAGGGGGAgtatgacgaggaggagattgacctGGCGATGGGGAAGCAGGGCGAGCTGATTGGGGATGCGGTTGAGTATGCGGCGAGGATTTGGGAGAGTTTTGATGTGAAGGATTGGGGTTTGTTTAACGAGATTtag
- the HNT1 gene encoding Adenosine 5'-monophosphoramidase (BUSCO:EOG092658WY; COG:T; EggNog:ENOG503P2XN), producing MSTKMSAACIFCKIIKGEIPCFKLFESDKTLAFLDINPLSKGHALVIPKHHGEKLTDIPDDQLGEILPVVKRLAAATGAKDWNLLQNNGKLAHQEVGHVHFHMIPKPNEKEGLGVGWPMQATDMDKLKALFEDIKGKM from the exons ATGTCAACCAAAATGTCCGCCGCCTGCATCTTCTGCAAGATCATCAAGG GTGAAATCCCCTGCTTCAAACTCTTCGAATCAGACAAaaccctcgccttcctcgacatcaaccccTTATCCAAAGGCCACGCCCTCGTCATCCCCAAGCACCACGGTGAGAAGCTCACTGACATCCCCGACGACCAGCTCGGCGAGATCTTGCCCGTCGTCAAAAGGCTCGCTGCCGCCACCGGCGCCAAGGACTGGAACCTGCTGCAAAACAACGGCAAGCTGGCGCATCAGGAGGTCGGGCATGTGCACTTCCACATGATCCCCAAGCCGAACGAGAAGGAGGGGCTGGGTGTTGGGTGGCCGATGCAGGCGACTGATATGGATAAGCTCAAGGCGTTGTTTGAGGATATCAAGGGGAAGATGTAA
- a CDS encoding hypothetical protein (COG:G; EggNog:ENOG503NX5J), producing MHHHERSRMGRPWSRKVTIRDDTVTSAAHLTLRQSLLPNLLVTTLFFLWGFAYGLLDVLNSHFQHHLSITPTLSALLSTAYFGAYFLLPPTLSSFILRSYGFRVTFMTGLAIFSIGCLLFWPSGVYSSFGGFCGSMFVVGAGLATLETAADPFLSICGPPRYSEIRLNLAQAVQGVGSFVAPLLASRVFFGKGLEEQGGEGLKNVQWVYLGVAGFDVLLVALFWVVPMVEVTDADMGLQESQIDGPREVGPFRRQYNLFLAVWSQFCYVGAQVAVANYFINFCEEAGRDRATSSDLLAVGQGLYAFNRFVAGGLLTIPAFKPRYMLAAYLGLCFVFVTAAMNTAGATSIAMLMLVLCFESCCFATIFTLGLRGLGRHTKMGGSLLVAAISGGMVFPPMMGAVVSARDAHTAMAIPMMGYILAFVYPVYVNIWKKDVMDSHRETTVGIEKPAVGEKALQLEEQRSKTAEGAC from the exons ATGCATCATCACGAGCGGAGCAGAATGGGACGCCCCTGGTCCCGCAAAGTCACCATCAGAGATGACACCGTCACTTCCGCCGCCCACCTCACCCTTCGacaatccctcctccccaacctgcTCGTCACGACCCTGTTCTTCCTCTGGGGCTTCGCCTACGGCCTCCTCGACGTCCTAAACTCCCActtccagcaccacctctccatcaCGCCCACGCTCTCCGCCCTCCTGTCCACTGCCTACTTCGGAGcctacttcctcctcccccccaccctctcctccttcatcctccGCTCCTACGGCTTCCGCGTCACCTTCATGACCGGCCTGGCAATCTTCTCCATCGGctgcctcctcttctggcCCTCGGGTGTCTACTCCTCCTTTGGCGGCTTCTGCGGCAGCATGTTCGTTGTCGGGGCTGGGCTCGCCACCTTGGAGACGGCCGCCGATCCCTTTCTTTCCATCTGCGGCCCCCCGCGATACTCGGAGATACGCCTCAACCTGGCGCAAGCAGTTCAAGGGGTTGGCTCCTTCGTCGCGCCGTTGCTGGCGTCAAGGGTGTTTTTCGGAAAGGGACTCGAAGAacaggggggggaggggctgaAGAACGTTCAATGGGTCTATCTCGGGGTGGCGGGGTTCGACGTGTTGTTGGTCGCgttgttttgggtggtgCCCATGGTGGAGGTGACGGATGCGGATATGGGGTTGCAGGAGAGTCAGATTGACGGACCGAGAGAGGTGGGACCTTTCAGGAGACAGTACAACCTCTTCCTTGCCGTCTGGAGCCAGTTCTGTTATGTCGGGGCGCAGGTCGCTGTTGCG AACTACTTTATCAACTTTTGCGAGGAAGCCGGTCGGGATAGGGCTACTTCTTCTGACCTCCTGGCTGTGGGCCAAGGACTGTACGCCTTCAACCGGTTCGTGGCGGGCGGGTTGCTCACTATTCCTGCGTTCAAGCCGAGGTATATGCTTGCTGCTTATCTCGGACTATGCTTCGTCTTTGTCACGGCGGCGATGAACACCGCCGGAGCGACATCAATCGCGATGTTGATGCTCGTTTTGTGTTTCGAGTCTTGCTGTTTTGCAACTATATTCACTCTCGGGctgagagggttggggagacACACCAAGATGGGGGGATCGTTGCTTGTGGCTGCTATTTCGGGGGGCATGGTCTTTCCGCCCATgatgggggcggtggtgagcgCGAGGGATGCGCATACTGCGATGGCGATCCCGATGATGGGGTATATTTTGGCTTTTGT GTATCCGGTGTACGTCAATATCTGGAAGAAGGATGTGATGGATAGCCATCGTGAGACGACGGTCGGTATTGAGAAGCCGGCTGTTGGTGAGAAGGCGTTGCAACTAGAGGAGCAACGTTCAAAGACGGCAGAAGGAGCATGCTGA
- a CDS encoding hypothetical protein (EggNog:ENOG503NVIY; BUSCO:EOG0926142H; COG:J), translating to MASPLQFAYRTQTAIGVFDAAPVYEALPGFVKPQGNLRCCVYSPCGRYFAYATNDGISVVDASVGHVLTSLPLPMVYEISFSPGGTYMSTWERPAKDENGDATKNVKVWRTIEDVPEGQEKQPLGRFVYKNMSGWNLQYTADEKFCARLVTNEVQFYNSNDLSAPWNRLRAEGVTDFAIAPGKSQNVAVFIPERKGQPAAVKVYNVPQFSSPISQKTFFKGDKVQLKWNALGTNLIVLAQTEVDKSNKSYYGETNMYLLSANGSFDARITLDKEGPIHDVSWSPNSKEFGVVYGYMPAKTTIFNHRAVPTHSFPLGPRNTIIFSPTGRFALVAGFGNLAGQIDVYDLEKDNRKVTTIESGNPSVCQWSPDSRYIMTATTSPRLRVDNGVKLWHVGGGIVYNEDFNELYNVMWRPAAADALPAGDPLHPVPTPHPSALKYLGTVKTPSKPVGAYRPPGARGSSTPLHFKREDEGGAAHTVSNGVPQIGPNGFGRPRNQIPGAEFTRPAGIPGAIAADGGDLSKTAAKNKKKRNKKAKEGEGNATDAPGSEGGLAPPPREYGNGSPAEGRSPERRNQGQGHSSQHRSQSRNNFNGRNRSNTHRARSQSRPGHFGQSAQQQQQQQPQGGSPLGGGDGAMTPAQSANAKKIRSLQKKIRAIEDLEMRHAGGEKLEDTQVKKIATKPSVMKELEALEREQ from the exons ATGGCCAGTCCTTTGCAGTTTGCCTACCGAACCCAGACGGCCATCGGCGTCTTTGACGCTGCGCCTGTCTACGAAGCCCTCCCTGGGTTCGTCAAGCCCCAAGGGAACCTCCGGTGTTGTGTCTACTCGCCATGCGGCCGCTATTTTGCCTATGCTACCAACGACGGCATCTCGGTCGTCGACGCCTCGGTCGGCCACGTCTTGACCagcctcccactccccatgGTGTACGAAATCAGCTTCTCCCCAGGCGGTACCTACATGAGCACCTGGGAGCGCCCCGCCAAGGATGAGAATGGTGATGCTACCAAGAACGTCAAGGTCTGGCGCACCATCGAGGACGTCCCCGAAGGCCAGGAAAAGCAGCCGCTGGGCAGGTTTGTCTACAAGAACATGTCGGGCTGGAACCTGCAGTACACGGCCGATGAGAAGTTCTGCGCTCGTCTGGTCACCAATGAGGTCCAGTTCTACAACAGCAACGACCTCTCGGCGCCTTGGAACCGTCTCCGCGCCGAGGGCGTCACCGACTTTGCTATCGCGCCTGGGAAGAGCCAAAACGTGGCCGTCTTCATCCCCGAGCGCAAG GGTCAACCGGCCGCCGTCAAGGTCTACAACGTCCCCCAGTTCAGCAGCCCGATCTCGCAAAAGACATTTTTCAAGGGCGACAAGGTCCAGCTCAAGTGGAACGCGCTGGGCACCAACCTGATTGTGCTGGCACAAACAGAGGTGGACAAGTCCAACAAGAGCTACTACGGAGAGACCAACATGTATCTCCTGAGTGCCAACGGCTCTTTTGATGCCAGGATCACCCTGGACAAGGAAGGCCCTATCCATGATGTGTCGTGGTCGCCCAACTCCAAGGAGTTTGGTGTCGTCTACGGCTACATGCCCGCCAagaccaccatcttcaaccaccgGGCTGTGCCTACCCACTCCTTCCCTCTGGGACCgcgcaacaccatcatcttctcgcCCACCGGCCGCTTTGCTCTCGTTGCCGGCTTCGGCAACTTGGCTGGCCAGATCGATGTGTACGATCTCGAGAAGGACAACCGCAAGGTCACGACGATTGAGAGTGGCAACCCCAGCGTCTGCCAATGGAGTCCCGACAGTCGCTACATCATGACGGCCACCACCTCGCCGCGCCTTCGCGTGGACAACGGCGTCAAGCTCTGGCACGTTGGCGGTGGCATCGTGTACAACGAGGATTTCAACGAGCTGTACAACGTCATGTGGCGTCCCGCGGCTGCGGATGCCCTCCCGGCCGGGGACCCGCTGCACCCTGTGCCGACCCCCCACCCGTCTGCTCTGAAATATTTGGGCACAGTAAAGACGCCTTCCAAGCCCGTGGGCGCCTACCGTCCTCCTGGAGCCCGTGGCTcgtccacccccctccacttCAAGCgcgaggacgagggcggGGCTGCGCACACGGTTAGCAACGGTGTGCCCCAGATTGGGCCCAACGGTTTTGGTCGCCCCCGCAACCAAATCCCCGGTGCCGAATTCACAAGGCCCGCCGGCATTCCCGGGGCCATCGCTGCTGACGGCGGCGATCTTTCCAAAACGGcggccaagaacaagaagaagaggaacaagaaggccaaggagggcgagggcaaTGCCACGGATGCTCCCGGTTCCGAGGGTGGCCTTGCGCCTCCACCCCGAGAATATGGCAACGGCTCCCCTGCTGAGGGCCGCAGCCCCGAACGCCGTAACCAGGGTCAGGGCCACAGCTCCCAGCACCGCAGCCAGTCTCGCAACAACTTCAACGGTCGCAACCGTAGCAACACGCACCGTGCCCGCTCCCAGAGCCGACCCGGCCACTTTGGACAGtcggcgcagcagcagcagcagcagcagcctcaagGAGGTTCCCctctcggcggcggtgacggtgCTATGACGCCTGCCCAAAGcgccaacgccaagaagATTCGCAGCTTGCAGAAGAAGATCCGGGCCATCGAGGACCTGGAGATGAGAcatgctggtggtgagaaacTGGAGGATACGcaggtgaagaagattgcTACCAAGCCATCTGTCATGAAGGAGCTTGAGGCgctggagagggagcagTAG
- a CDS encoding hypothetical protein (EggNog:ENOG503PXNC; COG:S): MDIKGSSVSSVMGFVSAASVFRISRYRYSSHICLFSIKMGQQNSRPVFDSKLTKSHVEHALIQQDGRHNDIPTVLATLLFLDASPEMLKHAYRCRKDSLHTWTPSPGSITDEATKTALLGDKRFQRAFMTYFSLLNNQYNSNSTALALSQLFSGPIPLVYGLFSSLGLPLTFLSDGIELRSAILVAQSLTLSAVDWQPGIYDLLTSSQLARPASELLGPEELLRRVAYDGRFSGVMKGGAGYHNISQILSNPSARAAVVEYVQQLDCRNLSLLLPQLASLSVLLLTATHKPERPAFDFYLAHLVTAVNSLRVVLSILEEGTQRVVVVRGVWLLFVLVYVTQLRPVVDGELLMGMELQEGHDWRAVYDVFCNEGGTGQGRWGNGPWLRVMRTLFELGREFDGEGNGGVCLRGAWKMIGYWSGWTGLGGEGGGRDGGLNIRL; this comes from the exons ATGGATATAAAGGGCAGCTCAGTCAGCAGTGTGATGGGATTCGTCTCTGCAGCCAGTGTCTTCAGAATATCCCGGTATCGATATTCCTCCCATATCTGTCTATTCTCTATCAAAATGGGCCAGCAAAACTCCCGCCCTGTCTTTGACAGCAAACTGACCAAAAGCCATGTCGAACACGCCCTGATCCAACAGGATGGGCGCCATAACGACATCCCCACA GtcctcgccaccctcctcttccttgatgCCTCCCCAGAGATGCTCAAGCACGCCTACCGCTGCCGCAAAGACAGCCTCCACACCTGGACCCCATCCCCGGGCAGCA TCACCGACGAAGCAACCAAAACCGCCCTCCTAGGCGACAAACGCTTCCAGCGCGCCTTCATGACCtacttctccctcctcaacaaccaataCAACTCCAACTCAACCGCCCTAGCCCTCTCCCAGCTCTTCTCGGGCCCCATACCCCTCGTCTACGggctcttctcctccctcggcctccccctCACCTTTCTGTCGGATGGGATAGAGCTCCGCTCCGCAATCCTGGTAGCCcaatccctcaccctctcagCCGTAGACTGGCAGCCAGGCATCTATGACCTCCTAACAAGCAGCCAGCTCGCCCGCCCGGCATCAGAACTCCTCGGACCAGAGGAGCTACTAAGAAGGGTAGCCTACGACGGGCGGTTCAGCGGCGTGATGAAGGGGGGAGCGGGATATCACAACATCAGCCAGATCCTGTCCAACCCGTCGGCaagggcggcggtggtggagtacGTCCAGCAGCTGGACTGTCGGAATTTATCGCTGCTTCTCCCCCAGCTGGCTTCGCTTTCTGTTTTGCTGCTCACGGCCACGCACAAGCCGGAGAGGCCGGCGTTTGATTTTTATCTTGCGCATCTTGTCACGGCCGTTAATTCTTTGAGGGTTGTGCTCTCTattctggaggaggggacgcagagggttgtggttgtgaggggggtctggctgttgtttgttttggtttaTGTTACGCAGTtgaggccggtggtggatggggagttgctgatggggatggagttACAGGAGGGACATGATTGGCGGGCGGTTTACGACGTGTTTTGCAACGAGGGGGGGACGGGCCAGGGTAGGTGGGGGAATGGGCCTTGGCTGAGGGTCATGAGGACGTTGTTtgagctggggagggagtttgatggggaggggaatgggggggtttGCCTGAGGGGGGCGTGGAAGATGATCGGGTATTGGAGTGGGTGGACGGGGCtggggggcgaggggggagggagggatgggggattGAATATCAGACTCTAG